One segment of Cetobacterium sp. NK01 DNA contains the following:
- the hemW gene encoding radical SAM family heme chaperone HemW produces MLMLSGMYIHIPFCLNKCNYCDFLSFKSTEEEREKYVTALINEINLYPKFPLETVYFGGGTPSLLTPEQVSRILNNLNIKNNAEITLEVNPKTVTLEKFKLFKKAGINRVSIGIQSFNNELLKTLGRLHSSSEGEEAFYFARKAGFDNISLDLMFSLPNQTLKDLKSDLNHLFSLRPEHFSIYSLIWEEGTDFFSKLEAGIYKETDNDLEASMYELIIDEAQKNGYIHYEISNFCLPEKRAIHNTKYWKNEEYLGIGIGASGYYQDVRYKNVLKIPEYYAKISDNIKPVLEEEFVDSDEKEIYEYILGLRIIPDGIIPKGKYIDLCNNLVDEGFLIKNNFRYILSKKGILMANDVFSKFI; encoded by the coding sequence GTGCTTATGTTAAGCGGAATGTATATACATATTCCTTTTTGTCTTAATAAATGTAATTATTGTGATTTTTTATCTTTTAAATCTACTGAGGAAGAAAGAGAAAAATACGTTACTGCACTTATTAACGAAATTAATCTGTATCCTAAATTTCCACTTGAAACTGTTTATTTTGGGGGAGGTACTCCCTCTTTATTAACTCCTGAGCAAGTTAGCAGAATTTTAAATAATTTAAATATTAAAAATAATGCTGAAATTACTCTTGAAGTTAACCCAAAAACAGTTACACTTGAGAAATTTAAACTTTTTAAAAAAGCTGGTATAAACAGAGTTAGCATTGGAATACAAAGCTTTAATAATGAGTTACTTAAAACTTTAGGTAGACTCCATTCTTCTTCAGAAGGAGAGGAAGCTTTTTATTTTGCTAGAAAAGCTGGATTTGATAATATCAGTTTAGACTTAATGTTTTCCCTACCAAACCAGACTCTAAAGGATCTGAAATCTGACTTAAATCATCTATTCTCATTAAGACCTGAGCACTTCTCTATATATTCTTTAATTTGGGAAGAGGGTACTGATTTCTTTAGTAAACTTGAAGCTGGAATTTATAAAGAAACTGATAATGACTTAGAAGCATCTATGTATGAACTAATTATCGATGAAGCTCAAAAAAATGGATATATTCATTATGAAATTTCAAATTTCTGCCTTCCAGAAAAAAGAGCTATACACAATACAAAATACTGGAAAAATGAAGAATATCTTGGAATCGGAATTGGGGCATCTGGGTATTATCAAGATGTTAGATATAAAAATGTCTTAAAAATTCCTGAATATTATGCTAAAATATCTGATAACATTAAGCCTGTTTTAGAAGAAGAATTTGTAGATTCTGATGAAAAAGAGATTTATGAATATATTCTTGGTTTACGAATTATTCCTGATGGAATTATTCCTAAAGGAAAATATATAGATCTTTGTAATAATTTAGTTGACGAGGGATTTCTAATAAAAAATAATTTTAGATATATTTTATCTAAAAAAGGTATTCTCATGGCTAATGATGTTTTTAGTAAATTTATTTAA
- a CDS encoding YggS family pyridoxal phosphate-dependent enzyme gives MGISENINDILLDIKKLSPYPEKVNLVAVTKYVDIETIKEVLKGGAYILGENKVQVLTKKYEELSSYSINHKWHFIGNLQKNKVKYIARFIDMIHSINKLSLAEEINKRAKEHNRVIEVLIEINLFQEDSKEGYDYQDFLNDIPALLSLENIKIKGLMTMAPYTDNEDFIRNGFKKLRELKDELNILYFNDSLTELSMGMSNDYKLALEEGATLIRVGSKIFE, from the coding sequence GTGGGAATTTCAGAAAATATTAATGATATCTTATTGGATATAAAAAAACTCTCTCCATATCCTGAAAAAGTAAATCTTGTTGCTGTCACTAAATATGTTGATATTGAGACTATAAAAGAGGTACTTAAAGGTGGTGCCTATATTTTAGGAGAGAATAAAGTTCAAGTTTTGACTAAAAAATATGAGGAGCTTTCAAGTTATTCTATTAATCACAAATGGCACTTTATTGGAAATCTTCAGAAAAATAAAGTTAAATATATTGCTCGTTTCATTGATATGATTCACTCTATTAATAAACTTTCTTTGGCTGAAGAGATTAATAAAAGAGCTAAAGAACATAATAGAGTTATTGAGGTTTTAATAGAGATAAACCTCTTTCAAGAAGATAGCAAAGAGGGTTATGATTATCAAGATTTTTTAAATGATATTCCTGCTCTTTTATCCCTTGAAAATATCAAAATTAAAGGTCTTATGACAATGGCGCCGTATACCGATAATGAAGATTTTATTAGAAATGGATTTAAAAAATTAAGAGAGTTAAAAGATGAGTTAAATATTCTTTATTTCAATGATTCTTTAACTGAACTTTCTATGGGAATGAGTAATGATTATAAATTAGCTCTTGAAGAGGGAGCAACTCTTATAAGAGTAGGTAGTAAAATATTCGAATAA
- a CDS encoding cell division protein SepF translates to MKITKFKNAFKDFTDSVGLTFDPDEENYEEYQEESELAAPAPKFGLNNSTKEDVIPSFNNTIPKAEIKTPINNTIQEDCQTIFVNPKSFAECRKIADYIKNDKVVTLNLENVNGKDAQRILDFLSGAINIKEAKWIPISRNVFTSVPKNINFLYDGKNDLKQNTFLDIDHE, encoded by the coding sequence ATGAAAATTACTAAATTCAAAAATGCTTTTAAAGATTTTACTGATAGTGTTGGACTTACTTTTGATCCTGATGAAGAAAATTATGAGGAGTATCAAGAGGAAAGTGAATTAGCTGCTCCTGCTCCTAAATTTGGATTAAATAATAGTACTAAGGAAGATGTTATTCCTTCTTTTAATAACACTATTCCTAAAGCAGAAATTAAAACACCAATCAACAATACTATTCAAGAAGATTGTCAAACAATTTTTGTCAATCCAAAAAGTTTTGCAGAATGTAGAAAAATTGCAGATTATATAAAAAATGATAAAGTGGTTACACTAAATCTAGAAAATGTAAATGGAAAAGATGCACAAAGAATTCTTGATTTTTTAAGTGGTGCAATCAACATAAAAGAAGCTAAATGGATTCCTATTAGTAGAAATGTATTTACTTCTGTTCCTAAAAATATCAACTTCCTATATGATGGAAAAAATGATTTAAAACAAAATACTTTTTTAGATATTGACCACGAATAA
- a CDS encoding 7-cyano-7-deazaguanine synthase gives MKALALFSGGLDSALAIKIIKDQGIEVIALNFVSHFFGGKNEKAENMAKQLGVQLEYVNFSSVHTEILKDPVHGRGKNMNPCIDCHALMFKTAGDLMKKYGASFIISGEVLGQRPMSQNYQALEKVKALSPGLENLIVRPLSAKLLPESEPEKLGWIDRSKLLDIQGRSRKTQMELMDKFGIVDYPTPGGGCLLTDPAYSKRLRILEEDGLLEDENSNLFHLLKIGRFFRFEKGKYLIVGREQEDNLKINEFKDYGSLFIRGKEVPGPHMVGFGNLTQDEIDFSLNLFSRYSKVKGTTEITILLNGKDVTIPAVDLENLNEKIKKYQITM, from the coding sequence ATGAAAGCATTAGCGCTTTTTTCTGGAGGACTTGACAGTGCTCTGGCAATTAAAATTATAAAAGATCAAGGAATTGAAGTTATAGCTCTTAACTTTGTATCACATTTCTTTGGTGGAAAAAATGAAAAAGCTGAAAATATGGCTAAACAACTTGGAGTTCAATTAGAGTATGTTAATTTTAGTAGTGTTCACACTGAAATTTTAAAAGATCCTGTTCATGGACGTGGAAAGAATATGAACCCTTGTATCGATTGTCATGCTTTAATGTTTAAAACAGCTGGTGATCTTATGAAAAAATATGGAGCTTCATTCATTATCTCTGGTGAAGTTCTAGGACAAAGACCTATGTCACAAAATTATCAAGCTCTAGAAAAAGTTAAAGCTCTTTCTCCTGGTCTTGAGAATCTTATTGTGAGACCTTTATCAGCAAAGCTTTTGCCAGAAAGTGAACCTGAAAAATTAGGATGGATTGATAGAAGTAAGCTTTTAGATATCCAAGGAAGAAGTAGAAAAACTCAAATGGAACTAATGGATAAATTCGGTATTGTAGATTATCCAACTCCTGGTGGAGGATGTCTTCTTACTGATCCAGCTTATTCAAAAAGACTTAGAATCTTAGAAGAAGATGGACTATTAGAAGATGAAAACTCTAATCTATTCCACCTTTTAAAAATTGGAAGATTTTTTAGATTCGAAAAAGGAAAATATTTAATAGTTGGAAGAGAACAAGAAGATAATTTAAAAATAAATGAATTTAAAGATTACGGCTCTTTATTTATTAGAGGAAAAGAGGTTCCTGGACCTCATATGGTTGGATTTGGTAATCTGACACAAGATGAGATTGATTTTTCTTTAAATCTATTTTCTAGATACTCAAAAGTTAAAGGAACTACAGAAATAACTATTTTATTAAATGGAAAAGACGTTACTATTCCTGCAGTTGACCTTGAAAATTTAAATGAAAAAATTAAAAAGTATCAAATTACTATGTAA
- a CDS encoding PTS sugar transporter subunit IIA, which yields MKLSSYLSEDKIISNLKGETFEELITNLLKELAKTNKQVKVEQEIMKKAILKRESEASTYIGNGVAIPHARLEYFDDIIVSIAFPEKHVTMKNVMGEEEPVDFIVLIVADVLKNKNILKIMSGISRLCLKNKDVFKEILKYKSPEKTIEILNKMKIEIDHNITAEDLFTTSILPAKENNTLEDIAKRIIMDRVSGIPVVDNHNNFLGEITERELISFGMPKHTTILNDLSFLTVGEPFENYLVNEKITTIKDLYRTEGIITIDKDASLMEISYIFMNKGVTRIYVLENNKYVGLIFRSDIIKKILHI from the coding sequence ATGAAGTTGTCCAGTTATCTTTCAGAAGATAAGATTATATCTAACCTAAAAGGAGAAACCTTTGAGGAACTTATTACAAATTTACTTAAAGAACTTGCTAAAACAAATAAGCAAGTTAAAGTAGAACAAGAGATTATGAAAAAGGCTATTTTAAAAAGAGAAAGTGAAGCTTCTACGTATATTGGAAATGGTGTTGCAATTCCTCATGCTAGACTTGAATACTTTGATGACATCATTGTTTCCATCGCTTTTCCTGAAAAACATGTAACTATGAAAAATGTAATGGGTGAAGAAGAACCTGTTGATTTCATTGTTCTTATTGTTGCTGATGTTTTAAAAAATAAGAACATCCTTAAAATTATGTCTGGAATTTCTAGACTTTGCCTTAAAAATAAAGATGTTTTCAAAGAGATTTTAAAATACAAATCTCCTGAAAAAACAATTGAAATTTTAAATAAAATGAAAATTGAAATAGATCATAATATTACCGCTGAAGACTTATTTACCACATCTATACTCCCTGCTAAAGAAAATAACACTCTAGAAGATATTGCAAAAAGAATTATTATGGACAGAGTTTCTGGAATCCCAGTAGTTGATAATCATAATAACTTTTTGGGAGAAATTACAGAGCGAGAACTTATTTCTTTTGGTATGCCTAAACATACTACTATTTTAAATGATTTAAGTTTTCTTACCGTAGGTGAACCTTTCGAAAATTATTTAGTAAATGAAAAAATAACAACTATAAAAGATCTGTATAGAACAGAAGGAATAATTACAATTGATAAAGATGCTTCCCTTATGGAGATATCATATATATTTATGAATAAAGGTGTTACAAGAATTTATGTTCTTGAAAATAATAAATATGTTGGTCTTATATTTAGATCCGATATAATTAAGAAAATTTTACATATATAA
- a CDS encoding MerR family transcriptional regulator: MYSIKTVSEMVGLSSHTIRYYDKCGLMPYIARNKNGIRSFSQDDIFWIEIIKCLKNTGMTIEDIKSIVDLSLKGDHTKEERLAILLEHRKKILEQIEELNNNLKKLDLKIAWYENNSISCK; encoded by the coding sequence ATGTATTCAATTAAAACTGTTTCTGAAATGGTCGGTCTTTCGTCTCATACAATTAGATATTATGACAAATGTGGTTTAATGCCATATATCGCTCGAAATAAAAATGGAATTCGTTCCTTTTCTCAAGATGATATATTTTGGATTGAAATAATTAAGTGTCTTAAAAATACTGGAATGACTATTGAAGACATTAAGTCAATTGTCGATTTAAGTTTAAAAGGAGATCATACAAAAGAGGAAAGACTAGCTATTCTTTTAGAACATAGAAAAAAAATATTAGAACAAATTGAAGAGTTAAATAATAATTTAAAGAAACTTGATTTAAAAATTGCTTGGTATGAGAATAATTCTATTTCTTGTAAATAA
- a CDS encoding iron-containing alcohol dehydrogenase, whose product MLNFNFYNPTHIVFGKDTLDQLNTLVPLNAKVLITYGGGSVKKFGTLENVIKNLPGRKIFEFGGIEPNPQYETLMKAVDIAKKENIDFLLAVGGGSVMDGTKFIALASKYDGDCLNLLTPDFDLAPVDSAIPLGTVVTLPATGSEMNNGAVISHKGLKVPVFSMHTFPKFSILDPTLTFTLPKNQVANGIIDTFIHTVEQYVTYPVDARFQDRTAEGILKTLIEIGKTTIEEPTNYDARANLVWCATMALNGLIGAGVPQDWTTHMIGHEITAMFGVDHGKTLAILQPAIWEVRKEKKREKLIQYAERVWNIEEVNNDLKIKQAIEKTRSFFEELGVKTHLSDYGITKDKIDDLILALEKNHRTSLSETGDLSLEISREILEKAL is encoded by the coding sequence ATGTTAAATTTTAATTTTTATAACCCAACTCATATAGTTTTTGGAAAAGATACTTTAGATCAATTAAATACTTTAGTTCCTTTAAATGCCAAAGTGCTAATAACTTACGGTGGGGGATCTGTTAAGAAATTTGGAACATTAGAAAATGTTATTAAAAATCTTCCTGGAAGAAAAATCTTTGAATTTGGTGGAATTGAACCAAATCCTCAATATGAAACTTTAATGAAAGCTGTCGATATTGCTAAAAAAGAAAATATAGACTTTCTTCTTGCTGTTGGTGGGGGATCTGTTATGGATGGAACTAAATTTATAGCTCTTGCTTCTAAATATGATGGTGATTGCCTAAATCTGCTAACTCCAGATTTTGATTTAGCTCCAGTTGATTCAGCAATTCCTTTAGGAACTGTTGTCACTTTACCAGCTACTGGATCTGAAATGAATAATGGAGCTGTTATCAGTCATAAAGGATTAAAAGTTCCTGTTTTTAGTATGCATACTTTTCCAAAATTTTCTATACTTGACCCTACGTTAACATTTACTTTACCTAAAAATCAAGTTGCTAACGGTATTATTGATACTTTTATTCATACTGTTGAGCAGTATGTTACTTATCCTGTAGATGCTAGATTTCAAGATAGAACCGCTGAAGGAATTTTGAAAACACTTATTGAAATTGGTAAAACAACAATTGAAGAACCAACTAACTATGATGCTCGTGCTAACCTTGTTTGGTGTGCTACTATGGCATTAAACGGATTGATTGGTGCTGGAGTTCCTCAAGACTGGACGACACATATGATTGGTCATGAAATTACTGCTATGTTTGGTGTTGACCATGGAAAAACTCTTGCTATACTTCAACCAGCTATATGGGAAGTTAGAAAAGAGAAAAAAAGAGAGAAATTAATTCAATATGCTGAACGTGTTTGGAATATTGAAGAGGTTAATAATGATTTAAAAATTAAACAAGCTATTGAGAAAACTCGTTCATTCTTTGAAGAACTTGGAGTTAAAACTCATCTTTCAGATTATGGTATAACAAAAGATAAAATAGATGATTTGATTTTAGCTTTAGAAAAAAACCATCGAACTTCTTTATCAGAAACTGGAGATTTATCTTTAGAAATAAGTAGAGAAATTCTCGAAAAAGCATTATAA
- a CDS encoding NAD(P)-dependent oxidoreductase — translation MKIDLLQEANRCLNCKKPLCKIHCPISTDIPNIINLFKENKIDEAGEILFTNNPLSIFCSIVCPHEEQCKGHCIKGIKETPVEFPLIEKEISTEYLSKLPLNKKENKKIDIAIIGGGPAGITSAILLAKEGFNVTIFEAFSKLGGVLRFGIPEFRLSRELMNTFEKYLLNLGVKIKYNTLVGPTHTIQNLKNDDFKYVIITTGVWNPKPMDIKGETKGNVHYAINYLVSPESYNLGPNVLVIGGGNVAMDAARVAKRLGSSVTVMYRRAEEDMPATKVEIAEAKEDGVNFKFYYAPKEILDDTMIFLRTESHTDENGRKKLVTLEDTDIAIPYSSIIVAVSQGPKKNIVSSEDRISLEKWGTIIVNDNFETTLENVFSCGDVVTGPKTVVAAVNDAKKVVTNILKKEELI, via the coding sequence TTGAAAATAGATTTATTACAAGAAGCTAACCGTTGCTTAAATTGCAAAAAACCACTTTGTAAAATACATTGTCCCATATCCACAGACATACCTAATATTATAAATTTATTTAAAGAAAATAAAATAGATGAAGCTGGAGAAATTTTATTTACAAATAATCCTTTATCTATATTTTGTTCTATTGTATGTCCTCATGAAGAACAATGTAAAGGTCATTGTATAAAGGGAATTAAAGAAACTCCTGTTGAGTTTCCACTTATTGAAAAAGAAATTTCTACTGAATATCTTTCTAAATTACCTTTAAATAAAAAAGAAAATAAAAAAATAGATATAGCTATTATTGGCGGAGGACCTGCTGGTATTACTTCTGCTATTCTCTTAGCTAAAGAAGGCTTTAATGTTACTATATTTGAAGCTTTTTCTAAGTTGGGTGGTGTCTTAAGATTTGGTATTCCTGAATTTAGACTATCTAGAGAGTTAATGAATACTTTTGAAAAATATCTTTTAAATCTAGGTGTTAAAATTAAATATAATACTTTAGTTGGTCCTACTCATACTATTCAAAATTTAAAAAATGATGACTTTAAGTATGTTATCATTACAACTGGTGTTTGGAATCCTAAACCTATGGATATAAAAGGAGAAACTAAGGGAAATGTTCACTATGCTATTAACTACCTTGTTTCCCCTGAGTCATATAACCTTGGACCTAACGTTTTAGTTATTGGTGGAGGTAATGTTGCTATGGATGCAGCTAGAGTTGCTAAAAGATTGGGTAGTTCTGTAACAGTAATGTATAGACGTGCTGAAGAAGATATGCCTGCTACTAAAGTTGAAATAGCTGAAGCAAAAGAAGATGGTGTAAATTTCAAATTTTACTATGCTCCAAAAGAGATTCTAGATGATACTATGATTTTTCTAAGAACTGAATCGCATACTGATGAAAATGGAAGAAAAAAACTTGTTACTTTAGAAGATACTGATATTGCAATACCTTACAGCTCAATTATCGTTGCTGTTAGTCAAGGGCCTAAAAAAAATATTGTCTCTTCTGAAGATAGAATTAGTCTTGAAAAATGGGGAACTATAATTGTTAATGACAATTTTGAAACAACTTTAGAAAATGTATTTTCTTGTGGTGATGTAGTTACTGGTCCTAAGACTGTCGTTGCTGCTGTTAATGATGCTAAAAAAGTAGTTACTAATATCTTAAAAAAAGAGGAGTTG